From a region of the Rathayibacter sp. VKM Ac-2804 genome:
- the galU gene encoding UTP--glucose-1-phosphate uridylyltransferase GalU has translation MGTRIRKAVIPAAGLGTRFLPATKAIPKEMLPVVDKPAIQYVVEEAADAGLQDVLVIIGRNKNALANHFDSVPELEQNLAKKLDDAKLAHVQYASDLADVHFVRQGEPKGLGHAVSRAQRHVGDEPFAVLLGDDLIDARDPLLTRMIDVAEQRDTTVVALLEVDPDQIHLYGCAAVETTDEDDVVRITGLVEKPSKEDAPSNLAIIGRYVLKPDVFGVLEDTPPGKGGEIQLTDALERMAQDPAEFGGVYGVVFRGRRYDTGDKLDYIKAIVQLASDREDLGVDLKPWLKDFVAGL, from the coding sequence ATGGGCACTCGAATCCGCAAAGCCGTCATCCCCGCCGCCGGTCTCGGCACCCGCTTCCTGCCGGCGACCAAGGCCATCCCCAAGGAGATGCTGCCCGTCGTCGACAAGCCGGCGATCCAGTACGTGGTCGAGGAGGCCGCGGACGCCGGACTCCAGGACGTCCTCGTCATCATCGGGCGCAACAAGAACGCGCTCGCCAACCACTTCGACTCGGTCCCCGAGCTCGAGCAGAACCTCGCCAAGAAGCTGGACGACGCCAAGCTGGCGCACGTCCAGTACGCGAGCGACCTCGCCGACGTGCACTTCGTCCGCCAGGGCGAGCCGAAGGGCCTCGGCCACGCCGTCTCCCGCGCGCAGCGCCACGTCGGCGACGAGCCGTTCGCCGTCCTCCTCGGCGACGACCTGATCGACGCGCGCGATCCCCTCCTCACCCGCATGATCGACGTCGCGGAGCAGCGCGACACCACGGTCGTCGCCCTCCTCGAGGTCGACCCCGACCAGATCCACCTCTACGGCTGCGCCGCGGTCGAGACCACCGATGAGGACGACGTGGTGCGCATCACCGGCCTCGTCGAGAAGCCCTCCAAGGAGGACGCGCCCTCCAACCTCGCGATCATCGGCCGCTACGTCCTCAAGCCCGACGTGTTCGGCGTGCTCGAGGACACCCCGCCCGGCAAGGGCGGGGAGATCCAGCTGACCGACGCCCTCGAGCGCATGGCGCAGGACCCGGCCGAGTTCGGCGGCGTCTACGGCGTCGTCTTCCGCGGCCGCCGCTACGACACCGGCGACAAGCTCGACTACATCAAGGCGATCGTGCAGCTCGCCTCCGACCGCGAGGACCTCGGCGTCGACCTCAAGCCCTGGCTGAAGGACTTCGTCGCGGGTCTCTGA
- a CDS encoding 5-formyltetrahydrofolate cyclo-ligase — MPADITHEKRALRAELRERRRTQTATAREQATLHLTEHLEELATRVGARSIACYLSAPDEPSTRPFLGWAEGRGIRVLFPISRQDGLLDWAVGDGHTETQGLFGMPEPVGQLLGPIAINDVDLIIVPAATVDRSGMRMGWGRGYFDKTLGSMEKCPPVYAVIFDSEFVEHVPSEVHDQAVDGVVTPSGIVDIRR, encoded by the coding sequence ATGCCAGCCGACATCACCCACGAGAAGCGGGCGCTGCGCGCCGAGCTCCGTGAGCGCCGACGCACGCAGACCGCGACCGCCCGCGAGCAGGCCACCCTGCACCTCACCGAGCACCTCGAGGAGCTGGCGACCCGGGTCGGCGCCCGCTCGATCGCCTGCTACCTGTCGGCGCCGGACGAGCCGAGCACCCGGCCGTTCCTCGGCTGGGCCGAGGGCCGCGGCATCCGCGTCCTCTTCCCCATCTCCCGCCAGGACGGACTGCTCGACTGGGCGGTCGGCGACGGCCACACCGAGACGCAGGGCCTGTTCGGGATGCCGGAGCCGGTCGGGCAGCTGCTCGGCCCCATCGCGATCAACGACGTCGACCTGATCATCGTCCCCGCCGCCACCGTCGACCGCTCGGGCATGCGGATGGGCTGGGGACGCGGCTACTTCGACAAGACGCTGGGCTCGATGGAGAAGTGCCCGCCGGTCTACGCGGTGATCTTCGACAGCGAGTTCGTCGAGCACGTGCCCAGCGAGGTGCACGACCAGGCGGTCGACGGAGTCGTCACCCCCTCCGGCATCGTCGACATCCGCCGCTGA
- a CDS encoding immunoglobulin-like domain-containing protein — protein MRRSRSTLRSALATTTIAATALLGAALPVSASGATAQPLLHYSFDTAPTGTTVADTSGNGYNGTLRGTGATVAAGALSLPGGSAAAAPYVDIPTAGLVGKKDITVSTWLSNRTGPANTAAAFLGAPVAAGASFSSGYFLLNPTNPAGYVKSVVTNATNAGAPWSTEVGPGSTNAASTGLRTPAGYSLYTTVIDGTNGTLSVYVNGSRIGQNAIARNVSSFGASLVGYLGRSTYNDAGWNGLVDDFAVYDSALTADAVTALYSSQAIDRAVASVSIPTTATAGFALPASSAGVAVTWRSNSTAIAVSGGSAVVTRPGAGSPDAAVTLTATFTSGSDTRTVDYPVVVTAELADADKVQRDLDAVTVAQAGDVRTNISVPARGALGSSIAWSVVGSSAASIRDGSTADSRTIVVERPAAGSPAVDVTVRATATSGSVTRTRDFTLRLQPLPTGKDDTEAYVWAFFTGEGAGAERVSLAASKGNDALDWNTLNGGQPVFTSDQGTKGLRDPFVIRSHEGDKFFMLATDLKIDGLAGGFDTAQKSGSTYIEVWESTDLVNWSAQRHVKVSTDFAGNTWAPEAYWDDELDTYVVFWASNMYPTTNAADRTAVTYNQMMYATTDDFVTFSEAKPWIDVKRGTGRGTIDSTIAKDGDTYYRFTKDEASMTLREEKSTDLLATISGSLPGTSGPADEWTLVKERVASGLPNGEPNGTFTSGEGPNVFPANEGDVNGLDWFLFIDQPDYHAGPNHYIPFGTDDLAADAWQPLGAKLRENLPQNSDGGKPRHGTVIPVTRAEYQRMLEAYAPAIAVTSVAPIAVSTAVGVAPVLPSAELTTVDGAKRTVAVTWDAVAPASYAAAGTFTVRGVAQDDSRMPVTATVTVQSSLKLTAAATTRCVAGKVVLTVVATNGDTVPMDVTVTSTAGTKSFAGVKAGSNASAAFTVRAAQLAAGEATVTATATVGGTTVTSTVKAPYAARTCG, from the coding sequence ATGAGACGATCACGATCGACGTTGCGGTCCGCTCTGGCGACCACGACGATCGCAGCCACCGCGCTGCTCGGAGCCGCCCTCCCGGTCTCCGCCTCCGGAGCGACGGCTCAGCCGCTGCTCCACTACAGCTTCGACACCGCCCCGACCGGCACCACCGTGGCCGACACGAGCGGCAACGGCTACAACGGCACGCTGCGCGGCACCGGCGCCACCGTGGCCGCGGGCGCGCTCAGCCTGCCGGGCGGCTCCGCCGCCGCGGCCCCCTACGTCGACATCCCGACGGCCGGCCTGGTCGGCAAGAAGGACATCACGGTCTCCACCTGGCTGTCGAACCGGACCGGGCCCGCGAACACCGCGGCCGCCTTCCTCGGCGCCCCCGTCGCGGCCGGAGCCTCCTTCTCCTCCGGCTACTTCCTGCTGAACCCGACGAACCCGGCCGGCTACGTCAAGTCGGTCGTGACCAACGCGACCAACGCCGGCGCCCCGTGGAGCACCGAGGTCGGCCCCGGCTCGACGAACGCCGCCAGCACCGGCCTGCGCACCCCTGCCGGCTATTCGCTCTACACGACCGTCATCGACGGCACGAACGGCACCCTCTCGGTCTACGTCAACGGCAGCCGCATCGGCCAGAACGCGATCGCGCGCAACGTCTCCTCCTTCGGCGCCTCGCTGGTCGGCTACCTCGGGCGCTCGACCTACAACGACGCCGGCTGGAACGGCCTCGTCGACGACTTCGCGGTCTACGACAGCGCGCTCACCGCCGACGCCGTCACCGCGCTGTACTCGTCGCAGGCGATCGACCGCGCCGTCGCCTCCGTCAGCATCCCGACGACCGCGACCGCCGGCTTCGCTCTGCCCGCCAGCAGCGCCGGCGTCGCCGTGACCTGGCGCTCGAACAGCACGGCCATCGCCGTCTCCGGAGGCAGCGCCGTCGTCACGCGACCGGGCGCCGGCTCCCCCGACGCCGCCGTGACACTCACAGCGACCTTCACCTCCGGCAGCGACACCCGCACCGTCGACTACCCCGTGGTCGTCACCGCGGAGCTCGCCGACGCGGACAAGGTGCAGCGCGACCTCGACGCCGTGACCGTCGCCCAGGCCGGCGACGTCCGCACCAACATCTCGGTGCCGGCCCGCGGAGCGCTCGGCTCGAGCATCGCCTGGAGCGTCGTCGGCTCGAGCGCCGCGTCGATCCGCGACGGCAGCACCGCCGACAGCCGCACCATCGTCGTCGAGCGCCCCGCCGCGGGCAGCCCGGCCGTCGACGTGACGGTCCGCGCGACCGCGACGAGCGGATCGGTGACGCGCACCCGCGACTTCACCCTCCGCCTCCAGCCGCTCCCCACCGGCAAGGACGACACCGAGGCCTACGTCTGGGCCTTCTTCACCGGCGAGGGAGCGGGCGCCGAGCGCGTCAGCCTCGCGGCTTCGAAGGGGAACGACGCCCTCGACTGGAACACGCTGAACGGCGGACAGCCCGTCTTCACCTCCGACCAGGGCACCAAGGGCCTGCGCGACCCGTTCGTGATCCGCTCGCACGAGGGCGACAAGTTCTTCATGCTCGCGACGGACCTCAAGATCGACGGCCTCGCCGGCGGCTTCGACACCGCGCAGAAGTCGGGCTCGACGTACATCGAGGTCTGGGAGTCGACCGACCTGGTGAACTGGTCGGCGCAGCGTCACGTGAAGGTCTCGACCGACTTCGCCGGCAACACCTGGGCGCCCGAGGCGTACTGGGACGACGAGCTCGACACCTACGTCGTGTTCTGGGCCTCGAACATGTACCCGACGACGAACGCGGCCGACCGCACCGCCGTCACCTACAACCAGATGATGTACGCGACCACCGACGACTTCGTCACCTTCTCGGAGGCGAAGCCGTGGATCGATGTCAAGCGCGGCACCGGCCGCGGCACGATCGACTCGACCATCGCGAAGGACGGCGACACCTACTACCGCTTCACCAAGGACGAGGCGTCGATGACGCTGCGCGAGGAGAAGAGCACCGACCTGCTCGCCACGATCAGCGGCTCGCTGCCCGGCACCTCCGGACCCGCGGACGAGTGGACCCTGGTCAAGGAGCGCGTCGCCTCCGGCCTGCCCAACGGCGAGCCGAACGGCACCTTCACCAGCGGTGAGGGCCCGAACGTCTTCCCCGCGAACGAGGGCGACGTGAACGGCCTCGACTGGTTCCTCTTCATCGACCAGCCGGACTACCACGCGGGACCGAACCACTACATCCCGTTCGGCACCGACGACCTGGCCGCCGACGCCTGGCAGCCGCTCGGAGCGAAGCTGCGGGAGAACCTGCCGCAGAACTCCGACGGCGGCAAGCCCCGCCACGGCACGGTCATCCCGGTGACCCGCGCCGAGTACCAGCGGATGCTCGAGGCCTACGCTCCGGCCATCGCCGTCACCTCGGTCGCTCCGATCGCGGTCTCGACCGCCGTCGGCGTCGCCCCGGTGCTGCCGAGCGCGGAGCTCACGACGGTGGACGGCGCGAAGCGCACCGTCGCCGTCACCTGGGACGCCGTCGCCCCCGCCTCCTACGCCGCCGCCGGCACCTTCACGGTGCGCGGCGTGGCGCAGGACGACTCGCGGATGCCGGTGACCGCCACGGTCACCGTCCAGTCGTCGCTGAAGCTGACGGCCGCAGCGACCACCCGCTGCGTCGCCGGCAAGGTGGTGCTGACGGTCGTCGCGACCAACGGCGACACCGTCCCGATGGACGTCACCGTCACCTCGACGGCGGGCACGAAGTCCTTCGCCGGCGTCAAGGCGGGCTCGAACGCCTCCGCCGCCTTCACCGTCCGGGCCGCCCAGCTCGCGGCCGGCGAGGCGACGGTGACGGCGACCGCCACGGTCGGCGGCACGACGGTCACCTCGACGGTGAAGGCCCCCTACGCGGCCCGCACCTGCGGCTGA
- a CDS encoding GNAT family protein: MPLPIPTLTEGRVTIRPIRVRDARPLERELIANRAWLRQWEASDPRGGAAFDVRASIRSLQQNARAGGGVPFLIDWDGELAGQLNISNIGYGSLSSGSIGYWVSERYAGRGITPVSVALATDHAFFDLGLHRIEICIRPENRPSLRVVEKLGFRYEGLRRRFIHINGDWRDHFCFALVAEEVPRGVLRRYLEGQVPSDVGVPTDADQRASRRSGLSGPPDGAGVPPTGSRLIRDPHGHTYP, from the coding sequence ATGCCGCTGCCGATCCCGACGCTCACCGAGGGTCGTGTCACCATCCGCCCGATCCGGGTCCGGGACGCCCGCCCCCTCGAGCGCGAGCTGATCGCGAATCGCGCCTGGCTGCGGCAGTGGGAGGCGTCCGACCCCCGCGGCGGCGCGGCCTTCGACGTGCGGGCCAGCATCCGCTCGCTGCAGCAGAACGCGCGCGCCGGCGGCGGCGTGCCGTTCCTGATCGACTGGGACGGCGAGCTGGCCGGCCAGCTCAACATCTCGAACATCGGCTACGGCTCGCTCTCCTCGGGCTCGATCGGCTACTGGGTCTCCGAGCGCTACGCCGGCCGCGGCATCACGCCGGTCTCGGTGGCGCTCGCCACGGACCACGCCTTCTTCGACCTCGGGCTGCACCGGATCGAGATCTGCATCCGCCCCGAGAACCGGCCCAGCCTGCGCGTGGTCGAGAAGCTCGGCTTCCGCTACGAGGGCCTGCGCCGCCGCTTCATCCACATCAACGGCGACTGGCGCGACCATTTCTGCTTCGCCCTCGTCGCGGAGGAGGTGCCGCGCGGCGTCCTGCGCCGCTACCTCGAGGGCCAGGTGCCGAGCGACGTCGGCGTGCCGACCGACGCCGACCAGCGCGCCTCCCGCCGATCGGGCCTCTCCGGGCCGCCCGACGGCGCCGGTGTCCCCCCTACGGGGAGCCGATTGATCCGCGATCCGCACGGACACACCTACCCGTAA
- the mscL gene encoding large conductance mechanosensitive channel protein MscL — translation MINGFKEFILRGNVIDLAVAVVIGAAFTTIVNAIVTGIFNPLIGVIFDASSLEGIGWTLRTGENGEPDTVLAWGAVLSALIQFVIVAFVLYFAFVLPINHLKNAAFKKKMDDAPAAEDKAPTELELLADIRDLLANGGTATTANSGKHVD, via the coding sequence ATGATCAACGGCTTCAAGGAGTTCATCCTCCGCGGCAACGTCATCGACCTGGCGGTGGCCGTGGTCATCGGCGCCGCGTTCACCACGATCGTCAACGCGATCGTGACCGGGATCTTCAACCCGCTGATCGGCGTGATCTTCGACGCCTCCTCGCTCGAGGGGATCGGCTGGACGCTGCGCACGGGAGAGAACGGCGAGCCCGACACCGTTCTCGCCTGGGGCGCTGTGCTCTCCGCGCTGATCCAGTTCGTGATCGTCGCGTTCGTGCTCTACTTCGCGTTCGTCCTGCCGATCAACCACCTCAAGAACGCCGCGTTCAAGAAGAAGATGGACGACGCGCCCGCCGCCGAGGACAAGGCGCCCACCGAGCTCGAGCTCCTCGCCGACATCCGCGACCTGCTCGCCAACGGCGGCACGGCGACCACCGCGAACTCCGGCAAGCACGTCGACTGA
- a CDS encoding FmdB family zinc ribbon protein, with translation MPTYSYRCTQCGNAFDIQQKFTDDTLTECPSCQGALRKVFSAVGVTFNGSGFYRTDSRASGSGSGSGSGSKESKGESGGGSSAPAATGSGSGGSSSGGSGSSSGSSGSGSSGSGSSGSSSSGSGSSGSSGSSSSKPSSSGSGSSSSS, from the coding sequence GTGCCCACCTACTCCTACCGCTGCACCCAGTGCGGCAACGCCTTCGACATCCAGCAGAAGTTCACCGACGACACCCTCACGGAGTGCCCGAGCTGCCAGGGCGCGCTGCGCAAGGTCTTCAGCGCGGTCGGCGTGACCTTCAACGGGTCGGGCTTCTACCGGACGGACTCGCGGGCGTCGGGCTCCGGTTCCGGTTCCGGTTCCGGTTCGAAGGAGTCGAAGGGCGAGTCGGGCGGAGGGTCGTCCGCACCTGCCGCGACCGGCTCGGGATCCGGAGGGTCGTCCTCGGGCGGCTCGGGCTCCTCGTCGGGTTCCTCGGGCTCGGGCTCCTCCGGCTCCGGCTCCTCCGGCTCCTCGTCCTCGGGGTCCGGCTCGTCCGGGTCCTCGGGCTCCTCCTCCTCGAAGCCCTCGTCCTCCGGGTCGGGCTCCTCCTCCTCCTCCTAG
- a CDS encoding AAA family ATPase: protein MATSPESGDPREASALQLPSNAATPVQVTSGEAGYQGGNAADPVWQSWREELAKVGGPSPLLHFVDSPRTRIELSTTHPGGLPPFISGKTTLLSSLIRDELALRTAKNAAAAITDKGIELRSVRGIEGVHLAIGLAQWRAGETEFTAPVLLRPLAIRRYGRDFELKLKGQPYFNPQLARALKQQFGITIDPEQFVELAVQNGVFKPQPVIDQLRGLTSHLPWFAVHPRLVVSSFADVAGDMLRDARMLEHPVLDAVAGNPAAKRALQQSQKVASIIPQDERPPATDNLLLDADAEQEQVIANIAAGNSLVVKTLPGTGGTQTIVNAIGALAAQHKRVLVVGARRSSLDSIHQRLLSAGLGGIAVSPRTLRRDLIQSIGRNEKAARPSVSEIDDALLRLRKVLLDYRGALSRRDPSFGVSALQALEELARLSQLRTPPSTAARLDRRAVTALAHSRPEATRMLIESARLGEFRYGPGDSPWYGAQFDSTADAEAAHELAKRLHLRDLPRLLDRAQDVIAQTRMRPFESVAELGIYLRLLQDVRETLDKFQPAVFDRSIQDLIVATSPRREAAEMSSTNRRRLKKLAREYMRPGAHVTDLNASLRRVQQQRTLWQRYAVAGTVPEVPVGVADVQVAFQQVSDQLGRLDEPLGRRGGSTPLASLPLAELVSMVSGLAEDSEVLANLQERTTLLSTLREWGLDPLLTDLSRRHVPAELVAIELDLAWWRSALEIMLTDERALLGGNTSVLDRLEADFKLVDEAHAASSAELLAWKLSETWKIGLVDWQLERDALRALLRSEASTTPQELQKAAPHLSRVLAPAWLASPYEVHRIGTETTFDAVFLVDAGATTLAENVGAIRRAKQVVAFGDPVTQTPTPFSLRVDETVEFGSAASRTDVEALHAQSALARLGELLNTVTLTRSYRAGGEDLAELVNRRFYGGRIDSLPWAGSFLGHDSLRFHYIASGHGMPENDSGAVESVDAEVAKVVELVLEHAVIRPRESLMVITASPRHAVRVQQAVLTAFAKRADLNDFILGDRPEPFAVVTLEQSVAQSRDRVIFSIGYGRTPHGRLLSNFGALAEPGGERLLAVGMTRARRSMDIVSCFRPGDIDESRMRYGMVALAQVLQEAEDRVQPSDRDDYSEPMLVDLAARLERRGLRVNIGHKGKLALVAAHGTRAVVVETDRDVSTQSLRVSLRLRPELLRRLGWHYLRVHNFELFADPEAVAARVAGLIGAPQDETSTGPIEVPVGAGAPIVEDAAPASNETQPITPLPAD, encoded by the coding sequence GTGGCGACCTCCCCCGAGTCCGGTGACCCGCGCGAGGCGTCCGCCCTCCAGCTCCCCTCCAACGCCGCGACGCCCGTCCAGGTGACGAGCGGCGAGGCCGGCTACCAGGGCGGCAACGCGGCCGACCCGGTCTGGCAGTCCTGGCGGGAGGAGCTCGCCAAAGTCGGCGGCCCCTCGCCCCTGCTGCACTTCGTCGACTCGCCGCGCACCCGCATCGAGCTGTCGACGACGCACCCCGGCGGGCTGCCGCCGTTCATCTCGGGCAAGACGACCCTGCTCTCCTCCCTGATCCGCGACGAGCTGGCGCTGCGCACGGCGAAGAACGCCGCCGCCGCCATCACCGACAAGGGGATCGAGCTGCGCTCGGTCCGCGGCATCGAGGGCGTGCACCTCGCGATCGGGCTCGCGCAGTGGCGCGCGGGCGAGACGGAGTTCACCGCTCCCGTCCTGCTGCGCCCGCTCGCGATCCGCCGCTACGGCCGCGACTTCGAGCTCAAGCTCAAGGGCCAGCCCTACTTCAACCCGCAGCTCGCGCGCGCGCTCAAGCAGCAGTTCGGCATCACGATCGACCCGGAGCAGTTCGTCGAGCTCGCGGTGCAGAACGGCGTCTTCAAGCCGCAGCCGGTGATCGACCAGCTCCGCGGTCTCACCTCGCACCTGCCCTGGTTCGCGGTGCACCCGCGCCTCGTGGTGTCGAGCTTCGCCGACGTCGCGGGCGACATGCTCCGCGACGCCCGGATGCTCGAGCACCCCGTCCTCGACGCGGTCGCCGGCAACCCGGCCGCCAAGCGCGCGCTGCAGCAGTCGCAGAAGGTGGCGTCGATCATCCCGCAGGACGAGCGTCCGCCGGCGACCGACAACCTCCTCCTCGACGCCGACGCCGAGCAGGAGCAGGTCATCGCGAACATCGCGGCCGGCAACTCGCTCGTCGTGAAGACCCTGCCCGGCACGGGCGGCACGCAGACGATCGTCAACGCGATCGGCGCGCTCGCCGCGCAGCACAAGCGCGTCCTCGTGGTCGGCGCCCGCCGCTCCAGCCTCGACAGCATCCACCAGCGCCTGCTCTCCGCCGGCCTCGGCGGCATCGCCGTCAGCCCGCGGACGCTCCGCCGCGACCTGATCCAGTCGATCGGCCGCAACGAGAAGGCCGCGCGCCCGTCCGTCAGCGAGATCGACGACGCGCTGCTGCGCCTGCGCAAGGTGCTGCTCGACTACCGCGGTGCCCTCTCCCGCCGCGACCCCAGCTTCGGCGTCTCGGCGCTGCAGGCCCTCGAGGAGCTGGCGCGCCTCTCGCAGCTGCGCACGCCGCCGTCGACCGCCGCCCGCCTCGACCGCCGTGCCGTCACCGCCCTCGCGCACAGCCGGCCCGAGGCGACCCGGATGCTGATCGAGTCGGCCCGCCTCGGCGAGTTCCGCTACGGCCCGGGCGACTCGCCCTGGTACGGCGCGCAGTTCGACTCCACCGCCGACGCCGAGGCCGCGCACGAGCTGGCCAAGCGCCTGCACCTGCGCGATCTGCCGCGCCTGCTCGACCGCGCCCAGGACGTCATCGCGCAAACGCGCATGCGTCCGTTCGAGTCGGTCGCCGAGCTCGGCATCTACCTCCGCCTGCTGCAGGACGTCCGCGAGACGCTGGACAAGTTCCAGCCCGCCGTCTTCGATCGCTCGATCCAGGACCTCATCGTCGCCACCTCGCCCCGCCGCGAGGCAGCCGAGATGTCGTCGACGAACCGCCGCCGCCTGAAGAAGCTCGCCCGCGAGTACATGCGGCCCGGCGCGCACGTGACCGACCTCAACGCGTCGCTGCGCCGCGTGCAGCAGCAGCGCACGCTCTGGCAGCGCTACGCCGTCGCGGGCACCGTCCCCGAGGTGCCGGTCGGCGTCGCCGATGTGCAGGTCGCGTTCCAGCAGGTGTCCGATCAGCTCGGCCGGCTCGACGAGCCGCTGGGCCGTCGCGGCGGCAGCACGCCGCTCGCCTCCCTCCCGCTCGCCGAGCTCGTCTCGATGGTCTCCGGGCTCGCCGAGGACAGCGAGGTGCTCGCCAACCTGCAGGAGCGCACGACGCTGCTCTCGACGCTGCGCGAGTGGGGGCTGGACCCGCTGCTCACCGACCTCTCGCGCCGCCACGTGCCGGCCGAGCTGGTCGCGATCGAGCTGGACCTCGCCTGGTGGCGCTCCGCGCTCGAGATCATGCTGACCGACGAGCGCGCCCTGCTCGGCGGCAACACCAGCGTGCTCGACCGGCTCGAGGCCGACTTCAAGCTCGTCGACGAGGCGCACGCCGCCTCGAGCGCCGAGCTGCTCGCCTGGAAGCTCTCGGAGACCTGGAAGATCGGCCTGGTCGACTGGCAGCTCGAGCGCGACGCGCTGCGCGCGCTGCTGCGCTCCGAGGCCTCGACCACGCCGCAGGAGCTGCAGAAGGCCGCGCCGCACCTCTCGCGCGTGCTCGCCCCGGCCTGGCTCGCCTCGCCGTACGAGGTGCACCGCATCGGCACCGAGACCACCTTCGACGCGGTCTTCCTCGTCGACGCCGGAGCCACGACACTCGCCGAGAACGTCGGAGCGATCCGCCGCGCCAAGCAGGTCGTCGCGTTCGGCGACCCGGTGACGCAGACGCCGACGCCGTTCTCGCTGCGCGTCGACGAGACCGTCGAGTTCGGCAGCGCCGCCTCGCGCACCGACGTCGAGGCGCTGCACGCGCAGTCGGCGCTGGCCCGCCTGGGCGAGCTCCTGAACACCGTCACGCTGACTCGCAGCTACCGCGCGGGCGGCGAGGACCTCGCCGAGCTGGTGAACCGCCGCTTCTACGGCGGCCGCATCGACTCGCTGCCGTGGGCCGGCTCGTTCCTCGGGCACGACTCGCTGCGCTTCCACTACATCGCCAGCGGTCACGGCATGCCCGAGAACGACTCCGGAGCGGTCGAGTCGGTCGACGCCGAGGTCGCGAAGGTGGTCGAGCTGGTGCTCGAGCACGCGGTCATCCGCCCGCGCGAGTCGCTGATGGTGATCACCGCGAGCCCGCGGCACGCCGTCCGGGTGCAGCAGGCCGTGCTCACCGCGTTCGCCAAGCGCGCGGACCTCAACGACTTCATCCTCGGCGACCGGCCCGAGCCGTTCGCCGTGGTGACGCTCGAGCAGTCGGTGGCGCAGAGCCGCGACCGGGTCATCTTCTCGATCGGCTACGGCCGCACCCCGCACGGGCGACTGCTCTCGAACTTCGGCGCGCTGGCCGAGCCGGGCGGGGAGCGCCTGCTCGCCGTGGGCATGACCCGCGCCCGCCGCTCGATGGACATCGTCTCCTGCTTCCGCCCCGGCGACATCGACGAGTCGCGGATGCGCTACGGCATGGTCGCGCTCGCCCAGGTGCTGCAGGAGGCGGAGGACCGCGTCCAGCCGAGCGACCGCGACGACTACTCCGAGCCGATGCTGGTCGACCTGGCCGCGCGCCTCGAGCGCCGTGGTCTGCGCGTCAACATCGGCCACAAGGGCAAGCTCGCGCTGGTCGCGGCGCACGGCACCCGCGCCGTCGTCGTCGAGACCGACCGCGACGTCAGCACGCAGAGCCTCCGGGTCTCGCTGCGGCTGCGACCCGAGCTGCTGCGCCGACTCGGCTGGCACTACCTCCGCGTACACAACTTCGAGCTGTTCGCCGACCCCGAGGCCGTGGCCGCGCGGGTCGCCGGGCTGATCGGCGCTCCGCAGGACGAGACGTCGACCGGTCCGATCGAGGTGCCGGTGGGTGCCGGCGCGCCGATCGTCGAGGACGCCGCTCCCGCGTCGAACGAGACGCAGCCGATCACGCCCCTGCCCGCCGACTGA